The Marivirga tractuosa DSM 4126 genome contains the following window.
GAGTATTGGTTTGCCATTTACACGAAATCCAGAACGGAGAAGAAGGTTGCAGATAGGCTTGCCGATCAGCATATAGAAGTCTATTGCCCTACTCAAACGGTGATGAGGCAATGGTCCGACAGAAAAAAGAAAGTAAAAGTAGCCGTTTTCCCGTCCTATGTATTTGTAAAGTTTCAAGATGACAATGAGCGCTTACGGATATTGCAAACTCCCGGAGTGGTGAATTTCGTACGTCATTTGGGTGCTGATGCAAAAATTCGTCCAAAGGAAATTGAAGCCATACAAAATTTGTTAGGGGAATATGAAGAAGTGAGTGTAGAGCCTTTTCAAGTTGGTGATAAAGTGCAAATACAGCACGGAGGTATGAAAGGACAGGAAGGTAAAGTAATTTTAGAGCAGAAAGACAGAGTAATTGTATATATTGAAAGTTTAGGCTTAA
Protein-coding sequences here:
- a CDS encoding UpxY family transcription antiterminator, coding for MEYWFAIYTKSRTEKKVADRLADQHIEVYCPTQTVMRQWSDRKKKVKVAVFPSYVFVKFQDDNERLRILQTPGVVNFVRHLGADAKIRPKEIEAIQNLLGEYEEVSVEPFQVGDKVQIQHGGMKGQEGKVILEQKDRVIVYIESLGLSLKAEVSKAKVKKVGKEEDNKGGKYHF